The window CAATAGTgtataaattttctgttttgtatgGAGTACTTTATACCTTTTATCAGATGTGATgtaaatgggagggtttgtataggTTTTGAAAGGGGTTGGTATTGTAAATAAAAGCATGGTTTAAGGGAGCAAATAAAATATGGCTAAcataaaacacacatcacaccttccagacaaccctcgcaaacaagtgtgcctgatccttcaccatttgccatttccatagggttgctaaatTTCCTTtggggacctcaagggtgaaggtgggaatgtccattctgtaggagatgatttaacaccaaacctcctccggcgtctcactcaagtacctgaggagtagggatcctggggaaggggtgtgggaagggtttcctgtctttggggctatcttctttctcttcgtaGACCTTAGCaaccatatcttttttttttccttcctttcttacttctcatttgaggacctacctattttttccctctttccatattcacaaaCTTCTATCGTTTAAGTACTTCCTTGTTTCCATTGTTTCTAATAACCTTTCCTAAGAAAAGGGGACAGTATCGTGACAAAAGTCAtaaattttatagggattattctcGAAAGTTTGAATTCTATGCACAACTAGCATTTGTTACGGTTCATGTAAGTTTACGAGGGtcaaaaagaacactttcattttgccCAGAGTTCTTCCAAACTACAAAAAAATAGTATATACCAAAGAAaagtataaaaaataaagaaaagaaaagcaaagaaGAACAGAAAGTAGATTACTCATGTGTCATGAACACCTGAACTTTACGATTGCAAATAAGAAAAGGGTCTTTACAATTCCCAAATACTACGGAAGCTCACTGAACCACGAATAAATGCTGATGTCTGGATATCAAAGTAAAGTAAGAACAGAATAAAGAAACGCTCAGCTATAGATTGTTCtagagaaaaacaaaagaaaaaaaatattgttgtggAGGTGAAAGATGAATGTATAAACAGGTATAAGAAAAGTATATTGTTATGATATGAAATGTTGTTATGAGTGATATTATTTACATAATGATTGTGTATAAAATATCGCGTAtcttatctggggggggggggggggggggaggggatatgtagtgtttcgagaatttcagtgtaaattctagaaccactctgccTTCTAGcgtctcgaacacatgatattttagaaGTGAGTGTGGGATGATAGAATCCTACTTACTGTGCATCACCTTTGTGTGTGCAGTTTTGAAATTCAGTCATGAGAAGAATGTAGGCATGGCAATCAAACAACACCAAGTACCTGTCGGGCGGTCCATGAAAGTTTTAGTGCAAGGGCATACAAGAGGACCATGGTGAATTTATGTTGCTCTGTGATAATAGTGTCAGTGACTATTGGTAGTGACAATAGAACAGTTGAGAAGGTACTCTTGAAGAAAAACTCTTGTCTTAGCCTTGTTGAAGGGAAGACGTGTATTACAGATCatgttgagactggacatggtgtttATGCCAACTTTCTCTTACATGTAAATTAGTTTTTTCTAATATTTGGAGACACGAGAGGCTTACGAAGCAGTATATATTTACATGAAGAGTGGGATTTGTAAAATGTCTGAAGCTGAAATATATGTCGTTAGTTGAAGTAAATGAAactttgtatgtctacttatttttataagtagaaagagttaAGAGATTCCTGTACCTAGCAGCATACTTCGGAGAAGAAAGTGAAAGAAAGTTTGCAGCAGCAAGTAAAGTTGGCCGAGCACGTCAAGCAAGTCATCTCGTAAAAGAAGTGGATGTTAGTATATTTACGTAGAACTTAAATTGTCGTCCAAAAACATTAGACATTGCAAAGACTTATCACACTATTACGACAAAAAACCTGTATGTGTGCAATGATTTCAAGGtaatgaaaatatattattgaAGACTTGAACCTATTTTGCTTGGTCTTCCAAACAGCCACAGGATTAGAGGGCTTTGCCGTCATCAAGATATTAGAAAACAGTATGCCTAAAGGAATAAATGAACGTATAATGTGAAGTATTGATCTTCAATTCGAGAACTGTATGTTCTGTGTGCCTAATATAAGCTCTACACTGATGTTTAGTAATAAAATATAAGAGATCTTTCATATATTAATATGTTACTACTAAGCCAATTGCAGTAGGTATCACAATGTAGAGTGACTAAAAATATGTACACTGACACGCTAAAGATGATATTTGTTTCACAGGTCTACCACAGATTAAAATAATGATACTTTACTGTTTTCCATTAGCTGCAGTTGATTAGATTACTCGTGGTGATgattttttcaaattatttatattattcttaCCACACAGAGAAAATAAATAACTTCACGAGAATAGGAGTAGTTCATCTTCCCTATCCAAATCAGAGAAGTACACAATTCAGTCACTCCAGATGGAGCAATTACATGAAAGATAGTTTTGGTTTCCAAGTGGTTTTGTTTGTATTTTGCGAATAATATCAAACTGCCACATGTGTAGTAGGTCATGATGGTTATATGTTTTATACTCTGAAATACGATCCTTCTGTGGAATAGCTTACTTGGTTTCACCTGTCTGTTTTGTGTGTGGTCTCATTTGATTCATGATGATGAGCTAGATTCATAATGATATGTTAATGTGAAGTTATTCCTATGCTTTCGGAAGTTTGATAACAATTAAGTCTATGATAAACCAATATAAATGACAGACACTAGACAAGAAACTTCTACTGAAGATAATCTTATATTgtgatctgtaatatgtggaacaattaacagTCATATCAGTGCTGTTTCATGATGTGGGTAAATATTTTGGTTTGCAATGAATGAGATTCCTATCTGTTTATACCAGAAGGCAGTTCAACAATCGGACAACACAGTCTTGATTGTTGTTGTCGTACTGTGAACAGGGTGTCAGTAAATCCTGTTTCCTATAATGAAATGGCGAATGAACCAGACACTCATTACCAGTATGATATGGTTATCAATCAGTTTGCAATGGACCATATTCTACAGAGAATTTAGTTATGAAATTGCATAACATATACTTGATTCAAACTCGCAATGAATTTTTCAGTCTCAATGAACTGGATTTTTTACTTACCACTTCCGAATCAATAAATTTCAATGCAAACCAGACATTATTTAACAAATTGTATGTACTAATCTTCCTTTTTACAGACTGTGATGTGTCCTtgaaaattatttatgtatttcaaaAGCATTTCAGGTTCTCGGACCACGTCACTTTCAGAATCTGATTCACACATGTGTTCATCTCAAGGATCAACCCTGTTCCTGATCATCCCACACCCTTGCTGATATCCCGAAGGACTGCTATGGCCATCGCCTCAAGTTCATCTCCACCTACCCTTTGGCTTCAGGGAGGCATCATGACAATGTTGTGGTCAATTGTCTCCGAGCTGGAAGCTCCGTCTCCACTAATGGACAAACCATACTATGAAGCGAATTAAAATTTGATACTGgtatgttatgatgatcatttgaaTTAATTGAATCTCTGAGATGTGAACCAAGACTGACAAAGCTTTGTTCCAGGTTTTCAACAGTTTCCCTCAGGACCCCACCCCCGAATGGGAAAGCTCACAGAAACATAGCATTGTAACATACTGTTAGGCATTCTGAATACAGTGTTGATTTTATTGTACTGTTTGCAATTCAATGAGGTgaggcttgttcctcctgcacatccCTCCACCCACCATCCTAACTCTGCAGCACTCAATGTGCTAGGTGGTGATTGTATGCTTATTACTGGAGCATCCCCTGTGAAATGTGTCAAGTTATGTTATGTGTATACTACACATTATCACAGTCTTGATTTTCTTTTAGAAGATTTTTTCTGTTGAATTTGTTCTGTAGAGTGGTTGTTTTCATTGTCAAAAGTTTATAATCACCACAGGAAAACAGTTCTACACCATAAACAGAATTTCTCAGTTAAAGATCGGGAAACTTTCTCTAGGCCTGCCAAGAGAGTTTTGATGATACTGAGTATTCTAGTGCAACTCATTTCTATTTAGCTCTAATTGAGATGTGGGCCTATATATTCATTACTGttttaataatgatgtaaataaaatagaaagaaacttccacatgggaaaaatatattaaaaacaaagattccaagacttaccaagcgggaaagcgccggcagacaggcacatgaacaaaacacacacacagaattactagctttcgcaaccgatggttgcttcttcaggaaggagagggaaagacgaaaggatgtgggttttaagggagagggtaaggagtcattccaatcccgggagcggaaagacttcccttaggggaaaaaaaggacaggtgtacactcgcgcacgcacgcgcgcacacacacacacacacacacacacacacacacacacacacacacacacacatccatccgcacatacacagacacaagcagacatatttaaaggccgtgtgtgtgtgtgtgtgtgtgtgtgtgtgtgtgtgtgtgtgtgcgcgcgagtgtacacctgtcctttttttcccctaagggaagtctttccgctcccgggattggaatgactccttaccctctcccttaaaacccacatcctttcgtctttccctctccttcctgaagaagcaaccatcggttgcgaaagctagtaattctgtgtgtgtgtttgtgtgttttgttcatgtgcctgtctgccggcgctttcccgcttggtaagtcttggaatctttgtttttaatatatttactgttTTAATATATGTTTTTGTTGAATTGAAAAACTTTCTTGAAATCTATGATATTAAAATTGCAATAGAAAAATTAAGTTACTCAGAATTAGATGACATTTACGCTCCCTCCAATTTTGTCTTAAAAAATTGTGACTATAATATCATATCCAGTAGAGCTTATGTTCTGTTTAAACTGGATATTTGTTAGTTACTGCTTCCTTTCATTcttaaaaaatgacaatttttatttctctgcACAAAAAGGTGACAAGTCTTGTCTTTCATAATTACAGTCCAGTCTGGACTACTGCATACAGCTCCAAATAAGTCAATAAGTGTCCATCTGATGCATTTTTTGTAATTAGGAAATTTGAAGAGAACGAATCAATTGGAAAGCAAGTAAACGGAAGAGCAAAAATGACCTAGATTGTTTCTATAAATTTAATAGGAGATTTCATAACCAAGCTCTGTTTAAAACAAAGTGTTATTCTCCAAGCAATGGAGTGATCCACGTCAGTAATTACTCGTACAGTCAGGAAAACCAAAAAATGTATCAGGAAGAACAATGGAACAGAAGTTGAAATTACAGCCATGatgaaaatgaaactgaagttATGGGATTTACAGCATGGCAAAAGGATGACAGGAAGGTTACTTGCTGAATTTCAACAGATAAGTAAAGTCCAACATGATGTTTTAATGAAAGGTGGTTCTATGGCATTGGAAAACATACTTGCACAAACTAAAGACTAATGCATGGAAAAAATTAGAGATCACATCCAGTACTGGATGTTGAATGTATGAtgatatgttgaagtgtaaaaacaTTGTAAAAGACACACAAGTATGCTACTTATTACAGCATTAAGTAACCCCTCCGTTAAAACTACAGCAATGTAGAAACTACATTTTTGACGTCTGTAATTATCTAATAATTAGGGTTAATATCGTATTTGAAATCACCTGCGTCTCACATTCTAGACTGCACGCAACAATATAAAGGATTCCACACGGTTATTTTAAGGGTGATTTCATATAAAACCGCCAAATTTTACATGCCACGAACAGTTTTGGAAAAGGGGGAAGGGGACGTGTTATCTTAGAGGGAGCGTTATCTGATGCTTACGAAATACCAACAAAATAACTGGAGTGACTTATgttattcagttactgttattacaGTTTCATAACTTCTATATTGTCTGTCCCATTTCATATTTGCCCATGAGAAAAAAGATGTCATACGCCAAACGGCAAGATTCATAAACAAAGAACGCAAAAAACTGACACTTATACCAATACTTTTATGTACAAGATATTATTGGGTTTTGTACTCACTTGATGGCTCATAATAATTTTTTGAACAATCCGTTGGTAATAATCTAACCTAACACCTGAATTACTCCTGCTCCTCATATTTACAGAGTTTATTGCTGAACTGCTCTTTGTAAGTGTTAGATAATTTCTGCCCTTTATAGGCTCTTTAAAGAAACTGCACAGTCGTTGTGTCAAACAATAGCACGGCCCCAATGTTTACATTATTTTGACCTGTCCTACACCCTTCACCGCCTATGTTATAAATAATAACAGCTGAGACAAATTTAAATACAGACTAGCCAACGTTCCTGGGGATCAGAAAACTTCACATCCGCCATTCGAACGCAAACGTGTACAAATTGTCCAGGATCCGACTTCAATTGTACACTTTTTTTCATCACTATGTATAACGTATTGATCCTTTCATTTCTGACATACTTAGTGCACTCATTTCAACTACAGCCCAGATGAGGTACCGGTCAATTCGATTCATTTAAAAATCTCTAATTACTTCATGCTAAAATCGTTATCCTTATCTATATGCATTTTGCATTTTTAAAGGTTCAGAAAGCGTCGAAGATTAATACTTTTATGATTGTCATGCCAGTTGGTAGCCAGTAGGGTACATCACTTCCAATTCATTGGCCAGTTCCCTGGCACGTCCTGTAGCGGGGGTATACATGTGCATTGTGCATGTTTTCATTGAGTGTGGAAATCCAGCTACGCTGCAGATATTTTTTCGAAAAGTTTGCTATCCTGCTGTCAGCTGGAAGGGAACAGTTGTGAAGTGGATAACGTCGGAGTTTGTGTGTTGTGGGTTTCTGCAGTCTAAAATATTATGACAGTTGATTAGGGCCTGTGAAAATGTTACTGTTTCGTATTATTGAAATTTTGTGCTTCGCTGCAGTGCTCTTGGCCGATAATACTCCACTAACAACAGAGAAGCCCAACAGTTTGCAACAGGACGCATCTAAAACAGATGTGCACGATATAACTGGGCTTTTTgagcccaatgcaatatctgtaaatgGCTCTAAACAAAACTATGAACATCGTCCGATTGCTTTAGAAGGAGGTTCTTCTGTGATTGCCAACGATACAATAGTTTCAGAATCGAAGAGACCGAAGGAATTGGTTCAAAAACCCATTTCAGAACAAACTTTGTTTGACAATGGTACTGGTGTAACTACAAATCATTCTAATAATTTCCATGAAGCTATTCAAACCGAAGGTGGATTACTGGAGATACCTGTAAGTACAGCAGCAGCTGGCGAAACCACCAAACTGGTACCGAGTGAAGCAACTGATTTTATCAAAGATTCTTTCCCGTTAAATGTGGGAGAAGTAAGTGATCATCCATCTGTGGTACCAAGAAAGGGCGTCTCGCCAAAAATTGTGCCGAGAAAAGGAGCAGAGCCGTATGAACCATTTATTGACCTCGATGACAACACAGAAATGAAATCCGCATGCAACTGTTGTGAAACGCACAGTTCTGAACAAAACATTGGAAATTATACAGCAGACCCCAGATGTGTTTCATGTTGTAACACAACAGGCAGTAAAAAGTCAAGTACTTCAACCACAGGATTAAAAAATGACACTATAGAGATCAAAAGTACAGGTAACAGCAGTAACCATGATGATTTCAAAATTGCCAATAATAGCGTTAACTCTACAGATTTCAAAAGCGAAGCAACGCCAAACGAGTCCAATTCACGTGATGTGTATAGAGCTTaccctcctctgaagaaaaagtccaAGCCTCTTGTTACTTCAGATACTGACATtgaaatgaaacaacaaaaaaGTCCACAGTCTTCAAGTTCAGAGAAAAGTGACTTTGTAATACCTGTGGTTTTGTTAATTTTAGCAGTACCTGTAGTAGTCGTCCTAGCAATGCTTTTTTACAGAAAAGGAACAGAATTTTGGGAACGAAGGCATTATAGTAAAATGGACTTTCTTATTGATGGAATGTACAATGAGTAATTCATAACCACTGCTGTTTTGGAAAAAATAAGGTGAATACGATAACTGGAATGTATTTTATTTCCCGACATTTTACATAttgtattaatatatatatatatatc is drawn from Schistocerca gregaria isolate iqSchGreg1 chromosome 3, iqSchGreg1.2, whole genome shotgun sequence and contains these coding sequences:
- the LOC126355059 gene encoding uncharacterized protein LOC126355059, whose amino-acid sequence is MLLFRIIEILCFAAVLLADNTPLTTEKPNSLQQDASKTDVHDITGLFEPNAISVNGSKQNYEHRPIALEGGSSVIANDTIVSESKRPKELVQKPISEQTLFDNGTGVTTNHSNNFHEAIQTEGGLLEIPVSTAAAGETTKLVPSEATDFIKDSFPLNVGEVSDHPSVVPRKGVSPKIVPRKGAEPYEPFIDLDDNTEMKSACNCCETHSSEQNIGNYTADPRCVSCCNTTGSKKSSTSTTGLKNDTIEIKSTGNSSNHDDFKIANNSVNSTDFKSEATPNESNSRDVYRAYPPLKKKSKPLVTSDTDIEMKQQKSPQSSSSEKSDFVIPVVLLILAVPVVVVLAMLFYRKGTEFWERRHYSKMDFLIDGMYNE